CGCTGAGGAAGACGGTgggttggctgcagctgcttcagGAACACCATTTACGACATACTCCCTGGCGAAGTTGTAGTTTGACACGAGCATCTCTATTTCTGTGATATTGTTTAGATCCGCCGGAACCTGAGTATCTACGTTTTGGCTCCGCTCTAAGCTACCATTTTGTATCTCTTGGCATCTATTATCTTATCCCCGTCACCGTCGAactcctgcagcagctccatcACAGGATAGGCCTTCCTAATCAACGCCGCCTTCGCCTTCAACTGCCTCGGCTTGTCCACGTCGAAACACGTCGCTTTTGGATAGTGCTGCAGAACCCAGAACGCCAGGGTGTCGAACCCGCAGCCGAGGTTGACAAGCTGGACATTTTCATCCGGAAACTGCTCAATAAACGCGCTAATTGCTTGTCTGATGGCATTTATGCGCAGGAAGTGAACTATAGGCAGATTTGAACCGCGTCAACGCACGACGTACGCATGTTATGAATCGGACCGTGCTTCTTGCCATCTGTGAAGTAACCGATGTAGGAATCCTCTACATATCCTGCCTGTACCGCTGACCTGCCCGTTTATGTATGGATCGACGCCGACAAGTACCATTTGCATCCGACGGCATGGCGGCTAGTGTCGAACGCATCAATGCTGCGTTCATCCGCCATCGACACGTAGCTTATGAGTATATTTAAATATTATGTTAGGAATTTCAAATGTGTGTCTGACTTGAAAACTATTCctcttcttcctcctcctcgagcTCGTCGGAACCGTCGTCATCTGACTCTGCGTGGTGTTGCCTCCCCAAGACAGATCGCCCTTACCTTCCTCATCTTCGAAATCTTCATCTTCCTCATCGTCCTCATCATCTTCTGCGCCTGCGAGTTGCGCAGCTCGGTAGTTAGCGGCCTTTTCGGCCTCCTCGAGCCTCTTGATTTTCACGTCTCTCGACGCCAGATACTTCGATAGCGGCTCGAATTCCGCACGATCGATGTTCGTGAACTCGAATTCTTGCCCTAGTTTGGTGGCGATACTGAATGCGAAGAATCTGTTTTGCGTAGACATGCCGGTCCTGCTGAACTCGACAGAAATTATGTCATCGAATCTGTACAGTTATAACGACCAATGATATTTCACCCACCTGATGAAAATGACCGGTTTAACAATAAACAGCAGCGATCTGTTGAGTGGGAACAGGTGACCGCTCGTTGCCTTGTACGTGCATGAGAATCCCTGCGTGGAATTTGAGATTCGCAATTAAGGCACCTACAGATTCTCCCTTGTCCGACTTGAACTCTCCAGGCACGACGATAGGCTTGCTAACCAGCGTCCCGAAGAGTTTTGTCACCACATTGAACGTTTTGCCTGATTAGCGATGACGGTCGAACCAGCGGTGCGGTGCTTACCGGTCATTAGCTTTTCCAGTTTCATGGTCTGCAAGTCAGCTGGCGGCATGTTAATCTCCAGCTCGATGTCCTCCTCGGCGTCAAATTGCATAACAACATAGGGGTACCTGGTCTGCCCGTGGCGCATCGCCTGGTGCAGACCCACAATGAAGTTGACGTGAGGGCTGTTGGGTTTGGGGACGAGGAACATGCGTGATATATTCGTGAAGAACATGTTGTAGTCGTAACTCTTTCCGTGCAACTTGATGTGCCTCCTCGTGAACTCGATTTCGAACCTTCCCCTCGGGACGATGAGCGGCACATCTGTGAGCAGCGCGACGGTTTCCGTCTTGAGTTCGTCGAGTCCGGCCTTGAGCAGGAAGGTCTGTGCAGCAGTTGTATGGCTACATATAGTGGTGGCGTACCTGCTTGAGGTCCtccaactgcagctcgtTGTCCTCAGAATCCGGTTTGTTGGGCATGAAGAACCTGATCTCCACTAGCTCATCTCCTGTGGTGCTTGCCTTTTCCGGCTTGATCTCGACAGCGAGGTCCGTTTTGGCCGGGACTGTGACCTGGCTGACGCTTTTAGCGTCAATGTCGATGGCGGTCTTCTCGTCGATTTTGAGTTTGAAGGTGTTGCTGTCAAACTCGTACGTCCCCCAGTGCCAGCCAGTGTGCGCTACTTCGTCCATGGTTATCGGGACCTTGAAGTGGGTCTCGAGGTGCTGCCTCAGTTCTGCAATGCCCTTTTCTGAGAACCCGCAGAACCTCAGGACGGCGTTATCCTTGGCGGCGTTCATCTCGAAGCGCACCTGGTACGTGCCTGCGTGGAATGAGTTGCGGATCGACTTAGAGGCTGTAAGGATAGCCCATCCATGATATCACATACATCTGCACTCAAAGAGAACACTAAAACCACTACACACAAGAAACAGGCAGAGAATGTCCGTGTataacgggtatgatgccTATACTATACATCATCGGTCCACAAGGGTCCACGGTATCCCATTTCCCTCGCTTAGAATCTCTCCCACTCTTCAACAACACATACACGTAAAACGTCAGTGTGGATGATGTTCACGATTCAAGGGATTTGAAAAACAGCTTTAGGGCTCCTTCCTTAATGACAGGTGCCCATCACGCTGCCATCGGAAACACCGGCAGGCTGTGACGCCAAATAGATTCAAACACACCTCCTCCGGTATTGATGAGGGTGATGTTTTGCACATCGTTTTGTCGGTGCTGGACGACTTCGCCGGTGCGCTTGTTCTTCCATCCGAACAGCTCGGTAGACACCTTGAAGGCTCCCTGTATGTTTTTGAGTTACACGTCGTATCTCACAGCCTTCTCTTACCGTGTCGCTCCCCCCGGATTGCCGGATGCTACCGAACACGAGGACGGCGTTGGCAGCCGCCATTATGGGCGTGGTTACGTTGCGCTACTCGCCGGTCGAGTGTGTGATCGCCGGAAGGTATACGGCGGTTTGTGTGTTTTTGTGAGTTTGACGCGCACAGATTCGCGCTTTTACGTTGTTTCTAGGTGTAAAAACATGACAACAATGCCGTAATGGCCGCGACGCGAGCAGCTCTTCTGGGGTGTTGGCCGCAATTAACGGAGGCCGCCGTTCGAGCTCTACGCCGACCGGAGAATTCGTCAACGCCAAAGGCGCTCAATTTGCGCTTCTCTATGAATGCGCTGGCTATAGAAAGCCCAGCTCGGCGCAAAGGCTTCCTCACGCAATGGTGATGTTGTTTATGCACTAAATTAGGGTTAGCTGTTTCGATTGCGGTCTCAGCCGTAGATCTTCTGCGGCTTACCCATAGTGCTCTTGATGGTGAGACCACGGACGTTGTGCCAGTTCTTCTTCAGAAGACTGACAAGGTAGTTGATGGCGAGAACGATGTTCGCCCTCAGCTGTTCGTGGGTCATCTCGACGTTTCCAACGGCGACACCCATGCAGAGCACCTTCTTCAGCTGGAACTTGACGCTAGCCTTGATTTCCCTGACCTTGTCCTCCATGTTGTCGTTGTGTGTCAGCTGGGTGGGGAACTTGCCCGCCTTGTTGAGTCCGGGACCGAGGAACCTGGGGATCTGAGGCAGGAGCGTCTGCGAGGCGAGGAAGGCGCCGTACTTGTTGGCCAACTTCTTGACCAGGGTCTTGTTCCTGTTGAACTTCTTGAGACCCTCAAGGTCGATGTAATCGATTCCAAGACTCTTGGCCTGGTCGCAGTGCACCTGGTCACCGAAGACGCAGACGCGGAGACGCTGACGCGGAATGTTCTGCAGCACCACGCTGCCGCTGAAACGCTTGTCCCTCTGGGTATCGTAGTCCTTGAGCGCTGCATGTGTTATAAGCGGGGGCATTACATTAGACAGCGAAAACCAGTTTGGCACTGACACTACACTTGCACTCACAGGCAACATGCATATCAGCGGGTAAGGCAAACGGCCGCCGAGGCTTCCAACCCCCAAAATACACACCCAATCAGACAGCAGCTCCCACGAAGAGCTCAATGATATGGGCGCGGGGGTCACAGATTGAGCAGCATTCCGCCGTGGCGCAGCACACCCTCCGGCCAGCGCTCGGCCCGAGGCATAAGCAGGCTCAGCCACGCATCACACCCGGGTTTACCGAAATACGGATTATATTAGGCCGTTTTACAGGAGCGgcctgcgccgttatcgccGATACGGGCGCGACACCATGAGTAGAAGGGACATCACCACCGCCACAGAGCAACTAGACGGAACTTACAGATCTGAAGCTCCACAGTCTCGACGAAATTCCTCTTCTTTTCCTTCGACTGGGTGAGGATGGCCTCGATGGCCTCGTTGAGGGTGTCGACGGCGAGCTTACTGCGCGGCGTGATCAGGCGACGGTTGTAACCCACCTCATCTTTGGCTTCTTGCTATAATCCTCCTAACGATATTACAGTCGGTGACACGCGGGGCGTTACCGATAATTCGCCGACTTCGGAGGCCTGTTGTAGATAGTGCCGGAAGCAAACGATGCTCTGCAATACCTGTGGGGAGATGTTGCGGAGAGGGCCGAGGGCCACAGCATCGTGTGGCCATATTCCGTCCACATATGACAACGTTTTACGTTTCCTTCTTTTCTTTGAATTTGTAGAGGACCAAAACACAGCTTGTAGCGCTGATGTGTGAGGACCTCACGCGGCGCAAGCGCCCATCGGCTGCTGCCTTCTAATAGTTATAAGATGCGGTTATTGTGTTGATATGTGTGCCGTTACGATTTTTGCAGTGCTAAGTTTTAATTTCGTCGCTAGAAACCGTCACAATAGCTCACAACCGGCCAGGTGTGTCCCATCATGGGCATCTCCGCTCTCAATCTGCGAGTCGCTTAGCAAGCGCAGACAGCAAAAAGGTATTTCAAAATAGCGTCCGTAACGGGCGGGAGGCCTCGCACACGCGGTTTCAGGGCCACAACCCGAGCAGACCTCTATCCTCAATGTCGCCGAAAAAGTCGGCTATAAGAGTCATCATACGGCCTTTATTCCATAAAACATATTTCGGTGTGACCTGGTTGCCTCGTAGTACCGTTATCGCCCAACGGATACCCATATTTTCCCACCCCATCTTAGAAGGGCGGCCGCGATTACTTTCCATAGGCATTACAGTGTTGCTGCCTACTAACGTTCTTTGGCTGCTGTGACAGTAAAACTCGATCAGGATGGTGGATGAAAGACGCAAGCGTGCTCGCGATGAAGGTGAGTGTGATGACCCTCGATGTCTAGCTTCCCCTCCCTCCGCCTAACAGACGTTTACAGATtccgacgaggaggatcCCTTGAGCAAGAACGACCCCGACAGAGGTGTGTACAATTTTGGCGATTTTCACGGTGTGGCAGACTTCGCCGAGGACCTTGAGCCCAAACGCCCGCGTTCAACTCGTCGCTGTGCGCAGAACAGGAAGCCCATAACGGAGGAGCCCACAGACTCCGAGGCAGAGGAGCCCGAAGAGGAAGTGGCGGAGGCCGAAGACGAGGAAGAAGAGGATGCGGAGGAGGAGTACAACTCCGAGGACTTccaggaggaggaagaggaggcTGGCGATGAGGAAGTAGGTGCCCAGCGACCCGTTTTACACGCTTTGCAGTGATGTGTGACATTTGCCTTACAAGTGTGTGAAAACCCACAGCAGGATTAGTGATGTGCATCCCCAAACCCGCTGGTCTTTCGCAGACTCGGTTCACTCGACACATTTATGGCGTACTTTGGTCGCTGATAGCGGCTCTCTGTTAATATCTAAATTTTCAACACGTGATAATCTTGACATCTATGCGCCGATGCTCAATAAGACGGCTGTAGTTTGGGTACGTTGCGGCACGTGATTCCTTGCTAGCCTTTGGCTGTGGATTGAGGCCGTTAGGCTGCCCGTACGCTTCAAGTACTGCGGTAACCGATGTACGGGGGCGGGCGAGATGGCGGCTGCTCCGGAGGATGCAGGAGTGGCGGCGACCTGGGTACCGAGAACCCAGACAGCGCACCTGCTGGTGATGCTGCCGACCCGGATGTTACCATCGGCGCCCAGTGTTACCGATGCAGCACTCGCAGGGCAACGTTGCTGACCCGCAAGGCGTCCTGCAGGGACTGTTTCGTCGAGGTGCTGCGTAGGAATTTCGCATCGAATCTTCGGACCCGCTGCATCAAGCGGGTCGAGAGAGCGCAGTCGATGATAATGCTGGTTGGGGGAGATGCGTTCTCCACGTCGATGCTGcatctgctgctggaccgTAACAAACGCCGCTATTTGCGGGTATCGCAAATTCCTGAGGATAGTGACGTGGCGTCACGCATCTTCGCATCGGACGACCTGTCGGTGGAGAGCGTGCTCTCGCTTGACTTCCATGTGGGGACCGTAGGAAGCTTCGCTGAGCGCTCGGAGGCGTTTTTTAAGCACGTCACGGCGGTTGTAAACGGGGTGGGCAACTCCAGCGAGGCCTGTCAGCCGCTGCCGGCCGTTGACACCGCCAGTGAGCGCCTGTTGCTAGGCGGAGTGAGGCTCTCCCATCTACCCATTTGTTATTATTTGCATGAAGGAGCAACTTCGTGTGACCAGAGGTGTGATGCGCTTAAGGGGAGCCTCACGCGGATGTATGACGGGTTGCTGTGCGACGAGTTGGCGTACTCCCTGGATTTGTTGAGCACACT
This genomic stretch from Babesia bigemina genome assembly Bbig001, chromosome : III harbors:
- a CDS encoding structure specific recognition protein, putative codes for the protein MAAANAVLVFGSIRQSGGSDTGAFKVSTELFGWKNKRTGEVVQHRQNDVQNITLINTGGGTYQVRFEMNAAKDNAVLRFCGFSEKGIAELRQHLETHFKVPITMDEVAHTGWHWGTYEFDSNTFKLKIDEKTAIDIDAKSVSQVTVPAKTDLAVEIKPEKASTTGDELVEIRFFMPNKPDSEDNELQLEDLKQTFLLKAGLDELKTETVALLTDVPLIVPRGRFEIEFTRRHIKLHGKSYDYNMFFTNISRMFLVPKPNSPHVNFIVGLHQAMRHGQTRYPYVVMQFDAEEDIELEINMPPADLQTMKLEKLMTGKTFNVVTKLFGTLVSKPIVVPGEFKSDKGESGFSCTYKATSGHLFPLNRSLLFIVKPVIFIRFDDIISVEFSRTGMSTQNRFFAFSIATKLGQEFEFTNIDRAEFEPLSKYLASRDVKIKRLEEAEKAANYRAAQLAGAEDDEDDEEDEDFEDEEESDDDGSDELEEEEEEE
- a CDS encoding ribosomal protein L1, putative, producing the protein MSKLAVDTLNEAIEAILTQSKEKKRNFVETVELQISLKDYDTQRDKRFSGSVVLQNIPRQRLRVCVFGDQVHCDQAKSLGIDYIDLEGLKKFNRNKTLVKKLANKYGAFLASQTLLPQIPRFLGPGLNKAGKFPTQLTHNDNMEDKVREIKASVKFQLKKVLCMGVAVGNVEMTHEQLRANIVLAINYLVSLLKKNWHNVRGLTIKSTMGKPQKIYG